Proteins from a single region of Urocitellus parryii isolate mUroPar1 chromosome 4, mUroPar1.hap1, whole genome shotgun sequence:
- the LOC113195105 gene encoding olfactory receptor 5B3-like has translation MENRTEVTQFILLGLTTDPGLQLPLFVTFFLIYTITLAGNLGMILLIVLDSRLHTPMYFFLGNLSLVDLCYSSAVTPMVMAGLFPGDKVFSYNACAAQMFFVTGFATVENCLLASMAYDRYAAVCKPLHYTTTMTTLVCASLILGCYVCGFLSASIYTGNTFILSFCKSNVVHHFFCDMPALMILSCSNRYVNDLVLIYIASFNIFFALLVILISYMFIFITILKMRSGAGHRKALSTCASHFTAVSIFYGTSIFMYLQPSSSHSMDKDKIASVFYTMVIPMLNPVVYSLRNKEVKSAFSKIFQRKSSL, from the coding sequence ATGGAGAACAGGACAGAAGTGACTCAGTTCATCCTGCTGGGACTGACCACTGATCCAGGTCTGCAGCTTCCCCTCTTTGTGACCTTCTTCCTCATCTACACCATCACTCTGGCTGGGAACCTGGGGATGATCCTGTTGATTGTCTTGGACTCCCGTCtccacactcccatgtactttttcctggGTAACCTGTCTCTGGTGGACTTGTGCTACTCTTCAGCTGTCACACCCATGGTCATGGCTGGGCTCTTTCCTGGAGACAAGGTCTTCTCCTACAATGCTTGTGCTGCTCAGATGTTCTTTGTAACAGGCTTCGCTACTGTGGAAAACTGCCTCCTGGCCtcaatggcctatgaccgctatgcaGCCGTGTGTAAGCCCCTGCACTACACCACCACCATGACAACACTTGTGTGTGCAAGTCTGATCCTAGGCTGCTATGTCTGTGGATTTTTGAGTGCTTCCATCTACACTGGGAACACgttcattctctctttctgtaAGTCCAATGTGGTCCACCATTTTTTCTGTGATATGCCAGCACTTATGATTCTTTCTTGTTCTAACAGATATGTGAATGACCTGGTTCTTATTTACATTGCCAGCTTCAATATCTTTTTTGCTCTCCTAGTTATCTTAATATCCTACATGTTCATTTTTATCACCATCCTAAAGATGCGCTCAGGTGCAGGACATAGGAAGGCTCTGTCCACCTGTGCCTCCCACTTCACCGCAGTCTCCATTTTCTATGGGACCAGTATCTTCATGTACTTACAGCCCAGCTCCAGTCACTCCATGGACAAGGACAAGATCGCCTCTGTGTTCTACACCATGGTCATCCCCATGCTGAACCCTGTggtctacagcctgaggaacaaggaggtcAAGAGTGCATTCTCAaagatttttcagagaaaaagtaGTCTTTAG